In Megalobrama amblycephala isolate DHTTF-2021 linkage group LG10, ASM1881202v1, whole genome shotgun sequence, one DNA window encodes the following:
- the LOC125277426 gene encoding uncharacterized protein LOC125277426, which yields MHQRLWIRPKRQSKLPSHLGDYEVGYIPPVDPPPIASSRCHSQHKSQSRKTSHSKASSHSRSSCHSIISGVSATSALTSSQAAIVEERIKQRQYDELLHQIQEDALAEKEYQRLQTQAKEAQRAQEEALMAKEALSNQLERRRKLKKAETDLEVAKLVCSLLSKDTSLTDPETQASPDTTGPPPRFLHASSALSPVCQQSPCPSTSVMQATQTVPEAQSTLRDLHTVQSTPKTSPLPLQAIMPTQAPVLTAQFPCAVTQVQGRPQAAYPVENMSPVPQQASPVSLPLPSLNPMQPAVTSHTDGVLVSQTVPPVATIASSSNVNTLLPSQVTSPMGQTNPFSATQQQVTVSHKTPIGPHPYPNASVPQTGYLPQPGTELLMAAAYGIPRPTLPVFESGTESDFALLKLALDNLLSHHTHISEQYKYQVLLSHLKFASAQQLAKAYMHHPQPYTAALQALQEKYGQPRQLVQAELGAIMSTPPLRMGDTNAFDLFALSVQSLVGMLRTLEGQNGYELMCGSHVDRLLGKMSPAYRDGFVEYCLSHGILQTGTDRTYTLPDLAAWLQTKSQAKRISSRAAAMFQSDTTKSHSKNKGTTPYRERSTPVLLTSEKNAKPSEPAQAKVSSKPKPYCPHCNNQDHYLNSCDKFKRLTTTQIVTWITEGKRCWKCGRNHPVDSCNLKRPCKVCKELHLTVLHESVKDTSRAVLMVSLPSTLIYLDRPNRSQKVMLKVVKVLLHSGGQAIEAHAVLDDGSERTIIFPPVIQQLGLNGAPEVLPLQTIQQSHTKLEGYTVTLEVSPITKPTERYVIRNAFTASGLCLAEHNYPVAALQKAYRHLKGLPLQPVDKVKPLLLIGSDMPHLLTPIQPVRSGTEGGPVAICTKLGWVLQGPMCPIQPPKGQQQCLHIMTAPTRDELYQHVERLWQIDTLPYNEKLITRSKQDQQCYNLLQSATVRVDVNGIQRYATPLLRRTPITLLHAGKEAVLSTLRNIERKLAKNPEQAQTYCSEIQKLESAGYIAKITPEEADKSAESWFIPHHMVHHNGKDRIVFNCSFQYHGQSLNEQLLPGPTLGPSLLGVILRFRQHAVAVSGDIKGMFHQVRLLPGDKSVLRFIWRNMDREADPDIYEWQVLPFGTTCSPCCAIYALQYHAQQHKDTMAGLAEIVENSFYVDNCLHSTPDQGEARAIIDGLRQSLLQGGFEIRQWASNIPSTLKHLPSEARSASSECWLSQSGTDMQEPTLGLQWNCLDDTLGYKNRLAEPVQPTMRNLYKTLASQFDPLGFIIPFTTRAKILIQDLWKHNLSWDDPIEPLHLREKWSTWVAELSSITEVQFPRPYAPGKSDTPSTIRELHVFCDASEKVYGSVAYLRITDNSEKVHVTFVLARSRVAPRKCLSMPRLELCAALSGSQMAKVIQAELTLPINQVTYWTDSTTVLHWLMSESCRYKVFVGSRVAEIQTLTDVTRWRYVDSARNPADHINRGLTLTELVSSHQWRSGPSFLTESLDMWPLIPSTGTEPDLSEMKRSFFVGAVTVPSPVLSDLSQFRTWKELVQAAVDSCDGAANTDAAGEASKFIQAEKFLLAQAQLDSFPDEFRALKAGQSIPTDSRLSSLAPEYDKDTGLIRVGGRLRQIETLPSDTIHPIVLDPKHQVTKLLIQDIDQQLHHPGAERVLAELRRRFWVLRGREAVRKHQHSCQDCQFWRAKPQNPQMADLPLCRLRLFKPPFYSTGVDCFGPFHVKIGRRQEKRWGILYKCLTTRCLHLDLLEHLDTDAFLLSLRRFIARRGKPFELLCDNGTNFTGGDHELKDSFSQMAPELQTQLAKQQIQFRYNPPSAPHFGGTWEREVKSIKAALRVILREQSVTESVLQTLLVEVEGILNSKPLGYVSSDIADLDPVTPNMLLMGRRDASLPQVLYDSCELLGKRRWRHSQVLADQFWTAFIRCYLPELQGRQKWRLDGKELAVGHVVLLIDHQLPRALWPVGTVAETYAGPDGKVRTAKVQVRDKMYTRPVVKLIQLPQMTDDDTNPPDGLS from the coding sequence ATGCATCAGAGACTGTGGATAAGACCCAAAAGACAGAGTAAACTGCCTTCTCATCTGGGTGACTATGAGGTTGGCTACATACCTCCAGTGGACCCTCCTCCAATCGCTTCTTCTCGCTGTCACAGCCAACATAAGAGCCAATCGAGGAAAACGTCCCATAGTAAAGCCAGCTCTCATTCCAGATCCAGTTGTCATTCCATTATCTCTGGTGTGTCAGCTACTTCTGCTCTCACAAGCAGTCAGGCAGCCATAGTGGAGGAGAGAATCAAACAGCGGCAGTATGACGAGCTACTTCACCAAATACAGGAGGACGCACTGGCAGAAAAGGAATATCAGAGACTGCAAACCCAAGCTAAAGAGGCTCAGCGGGCTCAGGAAGAGGCTCTTATGGCAAAGGAGGCCTTATCTAACCAGTTAGAACGACGCCGCAAGTTGAAAAAAGCAGAAACTGATCTAGAAGTGGCCAAGCTGGTGTGTTCCCTACTCAGCAAAGATACAAGTTTGACTGATCCAGAGACCCAAGCATCACCTGACACAACTGGGCCACCACCTCGGTTCCTTCATGCCAGCTCAGCCCTCTCACCTGTATGTCAGCAGTCTCCCTGCCCCTCAACTTCAGTGATGCAAGCCACACAGACTGTTCCAGAGGCACAGAGCACATTAAGAGACTTGCACACAGTTCAGTCAACACCTAAAACTTCTCCCTTACCATTACAAGCGATTATGCCTACACAAGCTCCAGTTCTCACAGCGCAGTTCCCGTGTGCAGTCACTCAAGTCCAAGGGAGACCACAAGCCGCATACCCTGTGGAAAACATGTCACCTGTTCCACAGCAGGCCAGCCCAGTCTCACTGCCACTGCCCTCGTTAAACCCTATGCAACCAGCAGTGACATCACACACAGATGGCGTCCTGGTGTCACAGACTGTACCCCCTGTCGCAACCATTGCATCATCCTCAAATGTGAATACTCTGTTACCAAGCCAGGTAACCTCACCTATGGGTCAGACTAATCCCTTTTCAGCCACACAGCAGCAAGTGACAGTATCACATAAAACACCCATCGGCCCTCATCCCTATCCAAATGCATCTGTTCCTCAAACTGGTTACTTGCCTCAACCCGGGACAGAGCTTCTGATGGCAGCTGCTTATGGTATCCCTCGCCCCACACTACCAGTGTTTGAGAGTGGCACCGAAAGTGACTTTGCTTTGTTAAAATTGGCCTTGGATAATCTATTAAGCCACCATACTCACATTAGCGAGCAGTACAAATATCAAGTGTTGCTGAGTCATCTGAAATTTGCTAGCGCTCAACAGTTGGCTAAGGCATATATGCACCACCCACAACCATACACCGCAGCATTGCAGGCTTTGCAGGAGAAGTATGGCCAGCCAAGGCAGCTTGTGCAAGCAGAATTAGGTGCTATCATGAGTACTCCGCCTCTCAGAATGGGTGATACCAATGCATTTGACTTGTTTGCCTTGTCTGTTCAATCCCTGGTAGGCATGTTAAGGACTCTGGAGGGTCAGAATGGATATGAGCTTATGTGTGGTTCTCATGTAGACCGCCTTCTGGGAAAGATGTCACCCGCTTACCGAGATGGCTTTGTAGAATACTGTCTAAGCCATGGTATTCTTCAGACTGGTACAGATAGAACCTACACCCTCCCCGACTTGGCAGCTTGGTTACAAACAAAGTCACAAGCAAAGCGTATCTCTAGTCGAGCTGCTGCCATGTTTCAATCTGACACAACCAAGTCACATAGCAAGAACAAGGGAACCACACCTTATCGGGAGCGGTCGACACCTGTACTTCTGACATCAGAGAAAAATGCCAAGCCCTCTGAACCTGCGCAGGCGAAAGTCAGCTCCAAGCCAAAGCCCTATTGTCCTCATTGCAACAACCAAGATCATTATCTCAACTCCTGTGATAAATTCAAGAGGCTGACCACCACACAGATCGTCACCTGGATCACAGAAGGTAAACGTTGTTGGAAATGTGGCCGAAATCATCCAGTGGACTCCTGTAACCTTAAGCGGCCCTGCAAAGTCTGCAAAGAATTGCACCTTACTGTCCTACACGAGTCTGTCAAAGATACTTCCCGAGCAGTGCTTATGGTGAGTTTGCCATCCACACTGATCTATCTTGATAGGCCCAATCGCTCACAGAAAGTTATGCTTAAAGTTGTCAAAGTTCTCTTGCACAGTGGTGGCCAAGCAATTGAAGCTCATGCTGTCCTAGATGATGGCTCTGAAAGAACCATCATCTTTCCTCCAGTAATTCAGCAGCTTGGGCTAAATGGAGCTCCAGAAGTTCTCCCTCTACAGACAATCCAACAAAGTCATACCAAACTTGAAGGGTACACAGTAACCTTGGAGGTCTCTCCCATCACCAAACCAACAGAGAGGTATGTCATTCGTAATGCCTTTACTGCTTCTGGTCTATGTCTTGCTGAACACAATTACCCTGTGGCAGCTCTTCAGAAAGCATATCGGCACCTGAAAGGTCTACCACTACAACCCGTAGACAAAGTCAAACCCTTACTCCTCATAGGGTCTGATATGCCCCACCTCCTGACTCCGATTCAGCCAGTGCGTAGCGGAACAGAGGGTGGCCCTGTTGCCATATGTACCAAGCTTGGTTGGGTATTGCAAGGCCCAATGTGTCCAATTCAGCCCCCTAAAGGCCAGCAACAATGCCTTCATATTATGACAGCCCCAACACGTGACGAGCTGTATCAGCATGTGGAGCGTTTGTGGCAAATTGACACCTTGCCATACAATGAAAAgttgatcacaagatcaaaACAAGACCAACAATGCTATAACCTCTTGCAGTCTGCTACTGTCAGAGTAGACGTGAATGGTATCCAACGATATGCTACTCCGCTATTAAGGCGTACTCCTATCACCTTGCTGCATGCAGGCAAAGAGGCTGTGCTCTCCACTCTTAGAAACATAGAAAGAAAGCTGGCCAAGAATCCTGAGCAAGCTCAAACTTACTGTTCTGAAATTCAAAAGCTTGAATCAGCAGGCTATATTGCCAAGATAACACCAGAGGAGGCAGACAAGTCCGCAGAGTCATGGTTCATTCCGCACCACATGGTGCATCATAACGGGAAGGACCGAATAGTCTTCAACTGTTCCTTCCAGTACCATGGTCaaagcttaaatgaacaactccTTCCAGGGCCAACTCTGGGTCCATCTTTGCTAGGCGTCATACTGAGGTTCAGGCAACATGCCGTTGCAGTGAGTGGGGACATCAAAGGCATGTTCCACCAAGTACGTCTCTTACCTGGTGACAAGTCAGTGCTGCGATTCATCTGGAGGAACATGGATAGGGAAGCTGACCCAGACATCTACGAGTGGCAGGTACTTCCCTTTGGTACGACCTGCAGCCCGTGCTGCGCCATTTATGCTCTTCAGTATCATGCCCAGCAACACAAAGACACCATGGCTGGCTTAGCTGAAATCGTGGAGAACTCATTCTACGTCGACAACTGTCTTCACAGCACTCCTGACCAAGGTGAGGCCAGAGCCATAATAGATGGATTGCGTCAGTCTTTGCTACAGGGAGGATTTGAGATCAGACAGTGGGCGAGCAATATACCATCCACTCTCAAGCACCTCCCATCGGAAGCCAGATCAGCTAGTAGTGAGTGCTGGTTGTCTCAGAGTGGCACAGACATGCAGGAACCTACCCTCGGTCTACAGTGGAATTGCCTTGATGACACCCTCGGGTATAAGAACCGCTTAGCAGAGCCTGTTCAGCCCACCATGAGAAATCTGTATAAAACTTTAGCAAGCCAATTCGACCCTTTGGGTTTTATCATACCATTCACCACAAGGGCTAAGATTCTTATTCAGGATCTTTGGAAACACAACCTCAGCTGGGATGACCCTATCGAACCCCTACATCTGCGTGAGAAATGGTCCACATGGGTCGCAGAGCTTTCCAGTATCACCGAAGTACAATTCCCCCGACCTTATGCTCCTGGCAAATCAGACACTCCTTCCACCATTAGGGAGTTGCATGTCTTTTGTGACGCCTCGGAGAAGGTATATGGTTCCGTGGCCTATCTTCGGATCACAGACAACAGTGAGAAAGTCCATGTCACTTTTGTCCTAGCTCGGTCTAGAGTGGCCCCACGTAAATGCCTATCCATGCCACGTCTAGAGCTGTGCGCTGCGCTTTCTGGATCCCAGATGGCCAAAGTGATACAGGCTGAACTGACCCTTCCCATAAACCAAGTTACATATTGGACTGATTCCACTACTGTGTTGCATTGGTTAATGTCGGAGTCATGCCGATACAAGGTGTTTGTGGGGTCACGAGTAGCCGAGATTCAGACTTTGACAGATGTTACTAGGTGGAGGTATGTTGACTCCGCTCGAAACCCAGCTGACCACATCAACAGAGGTCTGACCTTAACAGAGTTAGTAAGCTCTCACCAATGGAGATCTGGGCCATCCTTTCTGACTGAATCACTGGATATGTGGCCATTAATACCCAGCACAGGCACTGAGCCTGACCTTAGTGAGATGAAAAGGTCATTCTTTGTTGGAGCAGTCACTGTTCCTAGTCCAGTGCTTTCAGACCTCAGTCAGTTCAGAACCTGGAAGGAGCTAGTTCAAGCTGCTGTCGATTCCTGTGATGGGGCGGCCAATACTGACGCCGCTGGTGAAGCCTCAAAGTTTATTCAGGCAGAGAAGTTTCTCTTAGCACAGGCACAGCTTGATTCATTCCCAGACGAATTCAGAGCTTTGAAAGCTGGTCAGTCCATTCCAACAGACAGTCGGCTGAGCTCTCTCGCTCCAGAGTATGATAAAGATACTGGTCTTATCAGAGTGGGTGGACGACTTCGTCAAATCGAAACCCTGCCTTCCGATACCATCCACCCAATTGTCCTAGACCCTAAACATCAGGTCACAAAGCTACTCATTCAAGACATAGATCAACAACTCCATCATCCTGGTGCAGAGCGAGTTCTAGCAGAGCTACGCCGTAGATTCTGGGTGCTTAGAGGCCGTGAAGCTGTACGCAAACACCAACATTCCTGTCAGGATTGCCAGTTTTGGCGCGCCAAGCCACAGAATCCACAGATGGCTGACCTCCCACTCTGTAGGTTACGCCTCTTCAAACCACCATTCTACTCCACCGGTGTAGACTGCTTTGGGCCCTTTCATGTAAAGATAGGCCGGCGCCAAGAAAAGAGATGGGGGATTTTATACAAGTGTTTAACAACCAGATGTTTACATCTTGATCTCCTTGAACACTTGGACACTGATGCCTTCCTCCTTTCTTTACGACGCTTTATAGCCCGTAGAGGGAAGCCTTTCGAGTTATTATGTGACAATGGCACAAACTTCACTGGAGGCGATCATGAGTTAAAGGACAGCTTTAGTCAAATGGCTCCTGAACTTCAGACACAGCTGGCTAAACAGCAGATCCAGTTTCGCTATAACCCACCGAGTGCCCCTCACTTCGGCGGAACATGGGAGCGAGAAGTGAAATCAATTAAGGCTGCCTTGCGAGTCATTCTACGAGAACAATCTGTGACTGAATCTGTCCTGCAAACACTACTAGTGGAGGTTGAGGGCATACTCAACTCCAAGCCGCTTGGCTATGTCTCATCGGACATTGCAGACCTGGATCCCGTGACTCCAAATATGTTACTCATGGGACGCCGTGATGCTTCATTGCCACAAGTCCTTTATGACTCATGTGAGCTCTTGGGGAAACGCAGGTGGCGACATAGCCAGGTATTGGCTGATCAGTTCTGGACCGCTTTCATCCGCTGCTACTTACCAGAACTACAGGGCAGACAGAAGTGGAGACTGGATGGCAAAGAGTTGGCAGTGGGACATGTGGTCCTCCTAATTGATCATCAACTACCACGAGCTCTGTGGCCTGTGGGTACCGTGGCAGAGACCTATGCAGGGCCCGATGGGAAGGTTCGGACAGCCAAAGTCCAAGTCAGAGACAAGATGTACACACGCCCTGTTGTGAAACTAATTCAACTCCCCCAAATGACAGATGATGATACAAACCCTCCGGACGGACTTTCTTAA